Genomic window (Nitrospiraceae bacterium):
CATGGAAAATAACGACTGCATAAAATGTTCTACTTGTGTTGCTGCATGCCCAAAGAGATCTCTTGAGTTTAGAGACGAGATCAAGAAAGCAGCATAAGTTTAATACAAGGAGATAACAATGCGAAAAAACTATGTCTGTCTGGAATGCGGCTATCAGCTTGAACTAGATAGTGACACAGAAATCAACACAAATGAAGGGCAAAAAGAAAAGCTCTGCCCCTCATGCCAGAGTTCAAAAATACTGAAGATGGAGATTCAAAATCCTTTTAATTGCAGCGGTGGATGAACACCTTTTGTCTAAAAAGGCCGGTCAGGTCTTTATGAAAAGGCTATATATCAAGATATTTTTCGACTTCCCATTCCGTAACCTGCATTTTAAATTCATTCCATTCCTCTTTCTTTGTGTGGATATATCTCCGATAAAGATGCTCTCCAAGAACTGTCTGCATTAATTTATTTTTCTCGAGTTCAGTAATAGCCTCGTAAAGCGAAGACGGAAGCGTCTCGATATTTTTTGACGCAAGCTTATCCTCGTCAAACTGGTATAGATCTTCTTCAATAGGTTCCTGCAACGAAAGATTTTTTTCTATACCATCAAGTCCTGCCGCCAGCATTACAGCAAACGCCAGATAAGGATTACAAGCAGGATCAGGACACCTCAGTTCGATGCGGGCTGAGTTTGGTTTATCTTCAAACCAGTGAGGAACTCTCATAAGCGCAGACCTGTTGATCCTTGCCCATGAAATATAAACCGGAGCTTCAAAACCCGTAACAAGCCTTTTATACGAATTGATAGTTGAACAAAGTATTCCAACCATGCCTTTTACGTTTTGAAGTTGGCCTGCAATAAAATTATATGCGGCTTTTGATAATCCGTATTTGTCGCTTTTATCATAAAATGAATTTTGTTTTGTCTTTATATTAAAAAGACTCTGGTGAACATGCATTCCTGACCCAGCAATACCCATCACAGGCTTTGGCATGAATGACGCTCTTAATCCATGTTTTTGCGCTATGGCTTTTACTGTTACTCTGAGCGTAAGCAGTCTGTCAGCTGTTGTAAGAGCCTCCCCGTATTTAAAATCAACTTCATGCTGGCCAGGCGCCACTTCATGGTGCGATGCTTCAACATCTATTCCGAATTTCTCAAGAGTTGTTGTTATCTCTCTTCTTATTGTGTGCGCTTCATCGGTTCCAAGATCGAAATATCCGCTGTTATCAATTGGAGAAAGTTTATCAGCAATGTT
Coding sequences:
- a CDS encoding glutamine synthetase family protein, which gives rise to METKRVVEKAKADNVTFINLQFTDILGCLKEITAPVQSLPDIMKYGAWFDGSSIEGFARIHESDLYLKPDPSTYSIIPWLDSKDGNTARLICDIYSPDGSPFEGDPRFILKKALKKAADMGFEYNVGPELEFFLFRNIADKLSPIDNSGYFDLGTDEAHTIRREITTTLEKFGIDVEASHHEVAPGQHEVDFKYGEALTTADRLLTLRVTVKAIAQKHGLRASFMPKPVMGIAGSGMHVHQSLFNIKTKQNSFYDKSDKYGLSKAAYNFIAGQLQNVKGMVGILCSTINSYKRLVTGFEAPVYISWARINRSALMRVPHWFEDKPNSARIELRCPDPACNPYLAFAVMLAAGLDGIEKNLSLQEPIEEDLYQFDEDKLASKNIETLPSSLYEAITELEKNKLMQTVLGEHLYRRYIHTKKEEWNEFKMQVTEWEVEKYLDI